In Chiroxiphia lanceolata isolate bChiLan1 chromosome 2, bChiLan1.pri, whole genome shotgun sequence, a single genomic region encodes these proteins:
- the BTLA gene encoding B- and T-lymphocyte attenuator: MKVSAVMLIKRILLYLLLLMLAQSICQVYGSDARGCSPEIQVQRRSQYKAHVGGSLSIECPGQYCQTKPLMQWCKMEGATCVQLEKGRAGWKSDSVFTLEIFPVHQNDTGRLRCQAKVGNLSIESHEIKIIVEEKSVNITVSPENTTSISEESQQSGNYNILHIIYVSAPVGLCCLFIIGCMFWCLKRCHTKQKRTPLTQQRQESLVRSPAAAPPPGAGTTQASEESPSLYCSMVSPLQAWKDNTIYDNAVPPWNAQRRALHSPCITPGIPFIPVLPESPDVITYAALNHSASAERCQRREQTTVNEVTEYASINVHR; the protein is encoded by the exons ATGAAGGTTTCTGCAGTCATGTTGATCAAAAGGATATTGCTGTACCTTCTCCTGCTAATGCTGGCTCAGAGCATCTGTCAAGTTTATG gatcTGATGCCAGAGGTTGTTCACCTGAAATTCAAGTTCAAAGACGCTCCCAGTACAAAGCTCACGTTGGGGGCTCTTTGTCTATAGAGTGTCCGGGTCAGTACTGCCAGACAAAGCCACTCATGCAGTGGTGCAAGATGGAAGGAGCTACATgtgtgcagctggagaagggcagagcaggatggaAGTCTGACTCTGTGTTCACCCTGGAGATTTTCCCAGTCCATCAGAACGACACTGGACGTTTGCGGTGTCAAGCGAAAGTGGGCAACTTGTCCATTGAGAGCCACGAAATAAAGATCATTGTTGAAG aaaaatctgtaaACATCACAGTTTCACCAGAAA ATACCACCAGCATCTCAGAAGAGTCTCAACAATCTGGAAACTACAACATATTGCACATTATTTATGTCTCAGCACCCGTGGGTCTATGTTGTCTGTTCATCATTGGATGCATGTTTTGGTGTCTAAAGAGGTGCCACA caaagcaaaagagaacTCCACTAACACAACAGAGACAAGAGAGCCTG GTCAGGagtccagcagctgctccaccCCCTGGTGCTGGAACAACTCAAGCTTCAGAAGAAAGCCCCTCACTTTACTGTTCCATGGTCAGCCCACTACAGGCCTGGAAGGACAACACAATTTATGACAACGCTGTCCCTCCCTGGAACGCTCAGAGGAGAGCCCTTCATTCACCCTGCATCACTCCTGGTATTCCTTTCATCCCAGTTTTACCTGAAAGCCCAGATGTCATCACATACGCTGCACTAAACCATTCTGCTTCTGCAGAAAGATGCCAGAGAAGGGAACAAACCACAGTAAATGAAGTTACAGAATATGCCTCCATTAATGTGCATCGATAA